The sequence TAGTGGTTGCTGTTCTTGACCCACCATACGTGCCTTTAAAAGGCCGACCCACCATGGTCCATGGCCTTAGCTTATTTGTTACCTCAACTATATTTCATTATGGGACAAATAGCTAGCACATGATTCTTCTCGCTCATATatgggaaaataaaataacaagttTCGTTTTGAACTATTTTGATTTGCCAACCAACGATTTGTTAAGTGACACCCAATCTTGTACTCAGAAAATAAcatgtttcatttttcaacttttttgaTTTGCCAATGATCAATTGGTAAAGTGGCActcaattttatattattttatagaaattcgTGAATTCAAATCTCATAATCCATAGTTGTTGGATAAAAaactaatttgtttttttgcctGTTCAAAATTTGCAGTGGCTCTTCAAACTCAAGGAGTTTTGACCCAAACTCTTCTTCGAGCACTCCAAACTCTTCTTCAGCCCAATTACCCTAATTTGGGCCTAAAATCATAAACACCCCATAACCCAGACAGAAACAGATCCTTTGATGCATTTGgatttgccttttttttcttcttcttcttttcctttggtGTGTGTGAAGAAATTGTATTGACATATTTAAAGAACATTATTCTCACATACAAATCATCATGTAGAAACCCCAAAgtaaaccaacaaaataattCTGTGAATCTTTGTTTTATGGCACgttaataattcaaaataatatCGTATTTTCTATACAAAAAAAGTAACATAATGTCCAAATGGAGTCAATGatccctttctctcttttactTTTGGTTTATGGGAACATATACAAATCGCTAATGGTGGTCCATTTCCATTAGATACACAAGCATATCACCATTATTAGGAGCAATTACTCACAAAGTGTAGCGTCAAGCACCCACTAATTATGTATACAATGCAAAGTTACTTGAAGATTTGTTGCATTAATTTTGACGGACCAAATATAATAACATTAatttacaaaaagaaatagcATTTAGACAACAGTTAAAAGTCGGCCCAAAAGAGACTATAAATAAGAGAGACTATttataacaaagaaaatggCCACAGGGCCATGGCATCTTATCTTGCTCTATTTATTGGCTACAAAAGTTTCCATAGACCCACAACATAATCATAATTAGGATTAAATAATCAGGTATTTCAAATAGGGTTTGCTTAATCTCTTGATTTGGCTGCAAAACACAGCTCCTGAGATTAAGAAGCCAAATCTTCAACCCCTGCCAGTGCcacaaacattttttttttaatgttgtaTGTAAAACGGAGATTATATAATATAGTATTAATTCCTAATATCAATGTATGTACCtaccaaccccaaaattttctgacttttttttttctcagttGAGATCGTCTTGAATTGATCAAAATATCTTATGCCTCCCCATATGGTGTGATGGTCTGGCTACTAGCTACTACCATAGAAGTCGTGAGTCAGACTTGCAATTGGACACGAAAACACTCTTGTATACAAAAACAGTGTACGATCATGACATATTTATTTACTTGAAAGGAGAAGTACGAAATCGAAAAGAAGTCATGTATATAGAATATTATCATAAATCTAATGATCCTAATATCCTACTACTAGTACTACCTTGAAGAAAGCTGCAGTCTTTGGTCATAAACTTGAGGCCTCTTCTCTCTTCATCGTGACCACCACTTCCAAATTCTGTGTGAAAAACCAGTCAAAGTAGGTACGCCAAAATCATTAAAGTATTATGGGGTGTTTTATTAAAACCCCATTTTTCTAATTGAAGCAAAAGCTTGACGTGAAGAATTATCTGAGTGGCTTATGTAtttatcatattttaaatattttaaaggcTAAAAGTTAAAACTCCAAGAACACATACAGTCTGTAGCTGCTCAAAAAGAAGACCAAGGTCCAGAAAATAGAACGATCAAATCTAAATCTTAGTACTTAAATCACGTAATCTTCGAccctttaatttaatttatttccttttcatgTCAAAAAAACTTGATTGGCTTCGCTAGAATCAAAATCTTTGCTGCTTAAATCATGAGATCTTGTGCAGTTTGTGTTCTGCGTTTAGGTTTTGTTTATTATCTTTAATCTCCATTTGGTATGCACATAATCAATCTTAGCTAGTAATTAATCACAGGCCAGCACAGAGAGGCCCGCAGGTCCCCACCCATTACTTCGGACCTGGGACCATGTGAAAGCTTGGTATCATCTGCCAACTGGTTCAACTTAACCagcattttatttattatttttggttctttCGTAATTCAAATTGTTGCTTCAATCCAAaattgtgttttatttatttatttataacacAAATAATATTAGAGCAAGGGATTCTAACACAGAATCTCGAGCATATGTTAAATGCTCATAACAATTTAAACCACAAGTTTTCCacatcaaaaattgaaattaagacTGTAAGTTCATGTTTTAATCACAATCTTTCTTTGGTTGAATTTTAGTCGCAATCAAAGATACCAGAATTTTGAAGCTTGAATACGCTGCATGTGTACCAAGGATGATGGACTGTTTGACTAACTTTATACAATGAAAAGGAGCAGATAGGGGCACATTCACCTAATGGGTACTATTAGCTGTGACATTTTTGACCATTTGTGTAGATTCACCTAATATTTCAAAATCAGTTGACAAATGCACGCAGAAAGTGTGGTAAAACTATACACTTTCCTTTCATATACATGTCTTTTAAGAAAGGATGTCGTTGTTTGCGGAATAATAGtagtatttaaaatttagagTGTCTCACATCCCGCATGGTAAATATGatgtttgtgaatttttttatctttacAACGCCTATGTGTTACAAGTGACATAAAATGttatttcatgaatatacaaTGTCTTTTTCTCCATCATCTAGGGAGGTCTTATTATATAATTGGCGACTTAGTTAGCTGGACTAGCTGTaagtttttaaatattaatgttttctttaatttatacAGATCTGTTGCCATTCTTAAATTCCAAATTGAAGGCAAGGCCAAGGAGGAGGGACATCTATTTCTATGGAACTTACCTTGCAATAAGACAAACAGCCCTCTCTTGGAACCCACTCACCGCATGCATGTGTATGTCTCTACTTCTACTTGTCTATAAAACCCTTTCCTTCTTCATTCAACATCCATCCttaagtctctctctctctgtctctctctctctaaagtCTCTCTAAagtctctctcttctccattTTGTTTAGGTAGACTTTAGAGCTAGCTACCAACTAATCATATGCCTGCCCAAGTTATGCCTGAAAAAGCCCTCCATGGAATTCATGGGTTGGGAAGGGACAACAATAATACTGCTCCTCCTCCTAAAAGGTACTTTCTCCTTTAACTCAATTTTTctcaatataaataaaatattacccAAAATGCATAAATGTGGAACCTTTTAAAATCTCATAGTTTGCATGAGAACAGTgccaaaatgcaaaaattcATTATGCCCACTGTTCAAATACATTACAAGACTCACACCAGAAAACCAACTAAActgtttgatgaaatttttttttttttcaggttgGATGGAAAAGTTGCTATAGTGACAGGCGGTGCTAGAGGCATTGGAGAAGCAACAGTGAGGCTTTTTACAAGGCATGGTGCCAAAGTAATCATTGCCGACGTGGAGGACGCAGTTGGCATAACCCTAGCCAATTCCTTGAGCCCTTCAGTCACCTTTGTTCATTGTGATGTTAGCTTGGAAGAAGACATTGAGAACTTAGTTGAATCAACAATTTCCCGTTACGGGCAGCTCGACATTATGTTCAACAATGCCGGGATCCTCGGAAACCAGTCGAAACACAAGAGCATCATGGATTTTGACACCGACGAATTCGACCAGGTGATGCGGGTGAATGTGAGAGGAGCAGCATTGGGGATGAAGCATGCTGCAAGAGTGATGGTGCCTCGAGGAAATGGAGGGTGCATAATTTCAACATCAAGTGTAGCTGGGGTGGCAGGTGGGCTTGGGCCGCATGCCTACACAGCCTCAAAGCATGCCATTGTTGGGCTCACAAAGAACGCAGCTTGTGAATTGGGCCGGTATGGGATTAGGGTAAAttgcatttctccatttggGGTTGCCACGTCAATGCTTGTGAACGCTTGGCGGACGAGCGGTgatgatgaggaagaagaagaatgcaTAGATTTGGGGATGCCTTGTGAGCAAGAAGTAGAGAAAATGGAGGACTTTGTGAGGGGGCTTGCCAATTTGAAAGGGCAAACCCTAAGGGCTAAAGACATAGCTGAGGCTGCTCTTTATCTTGCTAGTGATGAATCCAAGTATGTTAGTGGCCATAACCTCGTTGTGGACGGTGGAATTACCACCTCAAGAAATTGTGTTGGCTTgtagggttttttttcttcttttcccatTCCATGGTGTTGGTATTTTGTACATGCATAGATCACCAAAAGGTTTGCCATTTGTGTTTGGGTTTGTAATAGGTTTCGTTTATCAATTCAATATTAATCCGAATTTTCAAGTGTAAATTTTTCTTCCGGTGTCAAGTTAATGAGTCTGTAGGTATCTATTAGTTAGTAGAGATATATAGTTTTACAAATTAGAACCCTTTCAATCTTCAACACGTAGTgcatttttcaatatttttttttcccaatgagAATGAATGTGAAATTTAACTGTTTACATGTGTGTACATAACTGATAATTGTTGATTggtataaattttattttaaaacgcCTAAATGCAACGAAAATGTAAATATGAAGTACACTGTGAATAGCTTATCTTTGTTTCATTACAGTGAAATAAAAAAGTCTAacataacaaattttgtgaatCACCAATTCTCCAAACAAAACTCtcaattatattaaaacaatTAAGCATCATTAACTCTACAAGTCCGCTAATGGAATAGGGTTCGCATATTGCAGTAAGCACTAGCCATCCACTAGCATTACTTTTTAGGATTtgaatatgaagaagaatatgGGTTAGAGCCTAAAGGGGAAGATGCACATTGGCGTATCAAAAGATGTTTGGTCATGGTTTTGACATCTAAATGCTGCACATTTGACCCAATGAAACTAACCCCACgcaaattaaaaatcaagGTCATTGATTCTGACAGAGCAAGTAGGAGAAAAAAGACAGGCAGGAAAGTTTGACTCAGTACATGAAATCTGTAGCCTCTATATATGCTTTAGCCCAAAGTTCGATATCAAATGTTTGTTTAAGAAAACTCTGACCCTAATGTTGctatttcttctctctctgccGACAACAACGAGTTACTTTGTTCGGGAATAATTAGAAGTAAAcgattaatgaaaataaatgactttgagttcgatccaaaaaatagaaataatttttttacttaTACAAAACGATATTCTAATTATTCTAATCCAATTTATATGAAGGAAGTTTTGTACTTGAAAAAGCCGAACATAATGTATTAACCAATTGACCTAACTTATTTATCGAAATAATTACTCGTAATGAGAATAATTAGAAGTATTAATTGAAGGATAATTGGAATTCCTTTGCCGGATTCCCATTCCAACTATAGGGTTTGATACTCCACGGAATCCACGCGCATGCTATATAAAGGAGCATACTAGCCTACTCCGCATCTGCACATATACCCATTTCAGAAAGAAAcactgcctctctctctctctcaaaactaGCTTCCTTTCAGAGCTatagagaaataataaattcccGAAAGGTGATTCTGAACAGCTCAATCAAACCTTGGAAATCAACATTTGATCAGAAAAATAAGATTTTGGAAGCTGTCAATGTTCAAACATTACCACATAATGAGTTGTAAATTTCtgtcttctttcttcctttgttCGACTATCTAGGACTAAATTAAACCCACTGGGCTCCCacttgtttctttattttttctcttaacccaaaaaaaaaaaagaaaacaaaaattgatagGTAATGAGATGCAACCACTGAATAGGTTGAGTGCCTATCCATTGTAAAAGTTTAACCCACAACTtgtgtttaattaattataattataagtttttagtcatcttaattaattatgtacAAAGGTAGGAGGGAGACTGATGCATTGGCCCTAGCGTCTTGGAGTGCCATGTCACCAATatataatgtacatatatgaTATACATAAACTATGCTAAAATAGTACAAATATTGAACCGACCATTGGCAGAGGTCTTTTGTTTAAATGTATAGTCCCCTAATCCTTATCcagcaaatatatatatttgttctcTAATTTAATCCAGTGTTCCAATTTGATATAAATTGACATGAGAATATTTGTCAGAAAAAAcattatttcaaaaattaaataatactgaaatttcaacaaaaatattattatttgaccagaaagacaaaaactgtaattacaatttacaacagGAGATCTGCTTTGGGCATGAAATTATGGAGGACAGCCGGAGAGACCGTGGACTGGACAGAAATAGGCTGCTTTTGCTTGAAGGACACAAATTTACACCACAAAAAATGAAGAGCTCGAAgaaatgtgatggatgattTATTTATGAGCTAGTTGATGCAAAAGTCAACTCAAACTTAGCTCAATGTATAGCAACTAGCTCAGTACATACATACAATTGGGCTGAATTTGGGGCACGTTTCAAATTCTTAGCTAACAAAATCTGCCTTCTCCATGTCTATTGACAGACTATTGATGATGCGAGAAATAATCAAACAATTGCTTctcaaatgaaaaatagaTGAGGTAAACACAGTTATATTTAGGAGACGGTTTTCATCATCCGACCGACGAAGTCTTGTGAGATTTATatgtattaataattgacCAGATACTTACATTGAGTGGAAGGCCATTAGCAGTTTTAGCTCTTATATATCCGTAGTTGAGATCCGTTGTTTCTTGATGAAGtattaaaaaatcaacaaaatttacATAAATCATTGATGTATGACACATTCAAATAAATCAACGTTTAACAATGGTGTCGTGCGGGTTAGTGTGGGACAAATGTGAACTCATTTTGGACCGTGCATGAAGGCAACTGTACAAGGTAGTTGGAAGAATTTGGTTGAACTGTGCATCCACTTTGAAATTGGACCAAATCTGAACAATAAtgcaaaattttgaaaatgggGGTTCGGTTATGCTTATCCTCCCAACCTCACAACTTCACGAGTCTATGATTCTATGGAGAGGGGGTAGACTTTTGCAGACACAGTGAGTGACTGAGAAAGGACGGGAAACTAATTTGAGGACTACAACAACTATTATTGGAGTTCAAGGACGGAATTGTAACTTGGAATATAATTCAAGAACTATTACTACAATTaagccaaataaataaataacatcaTATAATAAAACAAGGTTATAATTTGGGGGCAATCTTAAAATTGTGCCCCTGATTGTCATACAAGAAGTTGGAAAATGATTTCATGTGCTCAGATGGCAGAGAAATCATGAGCAACAAACACATCCCGTCAAATAATGCAGCAGGCCCCATGAAAATGGGTCGACCCCATTCAAAATCAGCATCATAAATCGGTAGCCTAATCCAACTGTTTATCCGGAGATTGGGGCATGCA comes from Prunus dulcis chromosome 6, ALMONDv2, whole genome shotgun sequence and encodes:
- the LOC117632485 gene encoding short-chain dehydrogenase reductase 2a, yielding MPAQVMPEKALHGIHGLGRDNNNTAPPPKRLDGKVAIVTGGARGIGEATVRLFTRHGAKVIIADVEDAVGITLANSLSPSVTFVHCDVSLEEDIENLVESTISRYGQLDIMFNNAGILGNQSKHKSIMDFDTDEFDQVMRVNVRGAALGMKHAARVMVPRGNGGCIISTSSVAGVAGGLGPHAYTASKHAIVGLTKNAACELGRYGIRVNCISPFGVATSMLVNAWRTSGDDEEEEECIDLGMPCEQEVEKMEDFVRGLANLKGQTLRAKDIAEAALYLASDESKYVSGHNLVVDGGITTSRNCVGL